In the Mycolicibacter sp. MU0102 genome, one interval contains:
- a CDS encoding MFS transporter codes for MSLLLPARPSAPVARKSRTVPDGQKRLLRKAIAASAIGNATEWYDYGVYAVVATYLTEAFFPDTLGNLGTMLGFAVSFLLRPLGGMIWGPIGDRFGRKSVLVATIALIAVATTLIGVLPTYATAGWWAPGLLIALRVVQGFSTGGEYGGAATFMAESAPDDKRGTYGSFLEFGAVGGFVLGSAVVLALEAMLSHEQMAAWGWRIPFLLALPLGVLGLVLRSRMPETPVFAECVACDAIKGSAWDRLVDLLTNYTRPILVTFALLVALNIIDYTLVTYQPTYLHASAGLDERSRTAVVLVGELAMMACIPFAGAWSDRIGRKPLWRGSLIGFIVLALPMYWLMGQGFACALVGFTVLSVLFAAPLATVAATFPAMFPTQVRYAGFAIADNAAVAVFGGTAPVLADSVIEHTGWQLFPAAYLVAAAVLGLVALRFLPETLGCSLRGTDIPGAQGELERELAAVIAKQADEAPAA; via the coding sequence ATGAGTCTACTGCTGCCGGCCAGGCCGTCGGCGCCGGTTGCGCGGAAATCTCGGACCGTTCCAGATGGCCAGAAACGACTGCTGCGCAAGGCAATTGCGGCCTCGGCAATCGGCAACGCAACCGAATGGTATGACTACGGCGTCTATGCCGTGGTGGCGACCTATCTGACTGAGGCCTTCTTCCCGGACACTCTCGGCAACCTCGGGACCATGCTCGGCTTCGCCGTCTCTTTCTTGCTTCGGCCGCTGGGCGGCATGATCTGGGGCCCGATCGGAGACCGGTTCGGGCGCAAGTCTGTACTGGTTGCGACCATTGCGCTGATCGCAGTGGCGACGACGCTGATCGGTGTCTTGCCCACCTATGCCACTGCGGGATGGTGGGCGCCAGGGCTGTTGATCGCCCTGCGGGTGGTGCAGGGTTTCTCCACCGGTGGTGAATACGGCGGCGCCGCAACGTTCATGGCCGAAAGTGCTCCCGATGACAAACGCGGGACCTATGGCAGTTTCCTGGAGTTCGGTGCTGTTGGCGGCTTTGTCCTGGGCAGTGCCGTCGTGTTGGCACTGGAGGCGATGCTCAGCCACGAACAGATGGCCGCCTGGGGCTGGCGCATTCCGTTCCTGCTGGCCCTGCCGTTAGGCGTGCTGGGGTTGGTGCTGCGCAGCCGGATGCCCGAGACCCCGGTGTTCGCCGAATGCGTCGCCTGCGACGCGATCAAGGGATCGGCGTGGGACCGACTGGTCGACCTGCTGACCAACTACACCCGACCGATCCTGGTGACGTTCGCGCTGTTGGTCGCGCTCAACATCATCGACTACACCCTGGTGACCTACCAGCCGACCTATCTGCACGCCTCCGCCGGCCTCGACGAGCGCAGCAGGACGGCTGTGGTGCTGGTCGGGGAGTTGGCCATGATGGCCTGTATTCCGTTCGCCGGGGCGTGGTCGGACCGGATCGGTCGAAAGCCGCTGTGGCGTGGATCGCTGATCGGGTTCATCGTGTTGGCGTTGCCGATGTACTGGCTCATGGGTCAGGGATTCGCCTGCGCGCTGGTCGGATTCACCGTGCTCAGTGTGCTGTTCGCCGCGCCGCTGGCAACCGTGGCGGCGACCTTCCCGGCGATGTTCCCCACCCAGGTGCGCTACGCGGGCTTCGCGATTGCCGACAACGCGGCGGTCGCGGTCTTCGGCGGCACCGCACCGGTGCTGGCCGACTCGGTCATTGAACACACCGGTTGGCAGCTCTTTCCGGCGGCATATCTGGTGGCCGCCGCGGTGCTTGGCTTGGTCGCACTGCGGTTCCTGCCGGAGACCCTCGGGTGCTCCCTGCGCGGAACGGACATCCCCGGCGCGCAGGGCGAACTCGAGCGGGAGCTGGCAGCCGTCATCGCGAAGCAAGCCGATGAGGCCCCAGCGGCTTGA
- a CDS encoding PE-PPE domain-containing protein, whose amino-acid sequence MFDAVSARSSRCESGLRAALAATVMVAGIAGAPQVSSWTSGPEHAAVALSAAGGGSLASSGIALIMGPSMLPTPSEHYADTVNALFLQPNGFGGDLEVLTTPQEAYLLDESMARGAADLTDRVLALIDEGKVDEDHPVTVFGYSQSAALTTFTMQQLHDAGVPSSAVHFVLIGDSANPLGGLMVGFSGYPDVVENMAEDNITLGNPTPNDLYPTDIYTLEYDGFASFPQYFLNPLSSLNAIMGMAIQHIAYLGLTPDQIADAVLLESSPDSMINSYMIPSEYLPLLYPLLFVPFTGKPIYDLLEPVTRILVNLGYGNIDHGWNDGPADVPTMASEGMPDLDWNVVGNALFEATMSGVNAFVSDLFDPETYVQVDMLDNPALDGLLAAMAGVGVAAGDDPTVDDMLNGLTNMMWESLVGQYLDPAYWEAAS is encoded by the coding sequence ATGTTTGATGCAGTCTCGGCACGGTCCAGTCGCTGCGAGTCCGGCCTGCGAGCTGCGCTTGCTGCCACCGTCATGGTTGCGGGTATCGCGGGTGCTCCCCAGGTTTCGTCGTGGACTTCGGGTCCCGAGCATGCCGCGGTAGCGCTGTCCGCCGCGGGGGGCGGCTCGCTCGCGAGCTCCGGGATCGCGCTCATTATGGGCCCGAGCATGCTCCCGACGCCGAGTGAGCATTACGCCGACACCGTGAATGCGCTGTTCCTGCAGCCCAACGGGTTCGGCGGAGACCTCGAGGTGCTGACCACTCCTCAGGAGGCGTACCTACTTGACGAGTCGATGGCCAGGGGTGCGGCGGATCTGACCGACCGGGTACTGGCCCTGATCGACGAAGGCAAGGTGGACGAGGACCACCCGGTGACGGTCTTCGGTTACTCGCAGAGCGCCGCCCTCACGACATTCACCATGCAACAGCTCCACGACGCCGGGGTGCCGAGTTCGGCCGTGCACTTCGTGTTGATCGGTGATTCGGCAAATCCCCTTGGTGGCTTGATGGTCGGATTCTCGGGTTACCCGGACGTCGTCGAGAACATGGCGGAAGACAACATCACGCTCGGTAACCCGACGCCGAATGATCTGTACCCCACCGACATCTACACCCTGGAGTACGACGGCTTCGCGAGCTTCCCGCAATATTTCCTGAATCCGCTGTCCAGCCTGAACGCCATCATGGGTATGGCGATCCAGCACATTGCGTACCTTGGCTTGACCCCCGACCAGATCGCGGACGCCGTCCTGCTGGAGTCCAGCCCGGACAGCATGATCAACTCCTACATGATTCCCAGCGAGTATCTTCCGCTGTTGTACCCGCTGCTGTTCGTTCCATTTACCGGAAAGCCAATCTATGACCTGCTGGAGCCGGTCACGCGCATCCTGGTGAACCTGGGTTACGGCAATATCGATCACGGGTGGAACGACGGCCCCGCGGACGTCCCGACGATGGCGTCAGAGGGTATGCCGGACCTCGATTGGAACGTGGTCGGCAACGCGCTGTTTGAAGCGACGATGAGCGGCGTGAACGCTTTCGTTTCTGACCTGTTCGACCCCGAGACATACGTGCAAGTGGACATGCTCGACAATCCCGCACTGGACGGGTTGCTCGCGGCTATGGCCGGCGTGGGCGTCGCTGCCGGCGACGACCCGACGGTGGACGACATGCTCAACGGTTTGACCAACATGATGTGGGAATCGCTGGTCGGCCAGTACCTGGATCCCGCTTACTGGGAGGCAGCGTCCTAG
- a CDS encoding acyl-CoA carboxylase subunit beta, with product MSNKTTAELLAELREKLELAKEPAGEAAIAKRAKKGIPSARERIHALLDPGTFLEIGALCKTPGDPNALYGDGVVTGHGRINGRPVGVFSHDQTVFQGSVGEMFGRKVAKLMEWVAMVGCPIIGINDSAGARIQDAVTSLAWYAELGRRHEMLRGLVPEISIILGKCAGGAVYSPVQTDLLVAVRDQGYMFITGPDVIKDVTGEDVTFDELGGADAQAQRGNIHKVVEDEAAAFQYVRDYLSFLPANHFDDAPIVNPGLEPEITPHDLELDSIVPDADNTAYDMHEILLRIFDDGDVFEISDQRGQAMITAFARVDGHPVGVIANQPMYMSGAVDTEASDKAASFIRFCDSFNLPLVFVVDTPGAMPGVAEEKNGIIKRGGRFFNAIVEADVPKVTVIIRKAYGGGYAVMGSKQLSADLNFAWPTARIAVIGADGAAQLLVKRFPDPTAPEVQKIKADFIAGYNENMAIPWTAAERGYIDAVIQPHETRLLLRKSLRLLRDKQNFPKVQRKHGLLPI from the coding sequence GTGAGTAACAAGACCACCGCCGAACTGCTGGCCGAGCTCCGCGAGAAGCTGGAGCTGGCAAAGGAACCCGCCGGTGAGGCGGCTATCGCCAAGCGGGCCAAGAAGGGCATTCCGAGCGCCCGCGAGCGCATCCACGCGCTACTGGACCCGGGCACGTTCCTGGAGATCGGCGCGCTGTGCAAGACCCCCGGTGACCCGAACGCGCTGTACGGCGACGGCGTGGTCACCGGCCACGGCCGGATCAACGGCCGGCCCGTCGGGGTGTTCAGCCACGACCAAACCGTGTTCCAAGGCTCGGTCGGCGAGATGTTCGGCCGCAAGGTGGCCAAGCTGATGGAGTGGGTGGCCATGGTCGGCTGCCCGATCATCGGCATCAATGACTCCGCGGGCGCGCGCATCCAGGACGCGGTGACGTCGCTGGCGTGGTACGCCGAGCTGGGCCGCCGCCACGAGATGCTGCGCGGCCTGGTGCCGGAGATCTCCATCATTTTGGGTAAATGCGCTGGGGGAGCGGTGTATTCGCCGGTCCAGACCGACCTGCTGGTGGCGGTGCGCGATCAGGGCTACATGTTCATCACCGGCCCCGACGTGATCAAGGACGTCACCGGTGAGGACGTGACCTTCGACGAGCTCGGCGGCGCCGACGCGCAGGCGCAGCGCGGCAACATTCACAAGGTGGTCGAGGACGAGGCGGCGGCGTTCCAGTACGTGCGCGATTACCTGTCGTTCCTGCCGGCCAACCACTTCGACGACGCACCGATCGTCAACCCGGGCCTCGAGCCGGAGATCACGCCGCACGACCTCGAGCTGGACTCGATCGTTCCGGACGCGGACAACACCGCCTACGACATGCACGAGATCCTGCTGCGGATTTTCGACGACGGCGACGTCTTCGAGATCTCCGACCAGCGCGGCCAGGCGATGATCACAGCGTTCGCCCGGGTCGACGGGCATCCGGTCGGGGTGATCGCCAACCAGCCGATGTACATGTCCGGGGCGGTGGACACCGAGGCCTCCGACAAGGCGGCCAGCTTCATCCGGTTCTGCGACTCCTTCAACCTGCCGCTGGTCTTCGTCGTGGACACTCCCGGCGCCATGCCCGGGGTGGCGGAGGAGAAGAACGGCATCATCAAGCGCGGCGGCCGGTTCTTCAACGCCATCGTCGAGGCCGACGTGCCGAAGGTGACCGTCATCATCCGCAAGGCCTACGGCGGCGGGTATGCGGTGATGGGCTCCAAGCAGCTGTCCGCTGACCTGAATTTTGCCTGGCCCACCGCCCGGATCGCGGTGATCGGCGCCGACGGCGCGGCTCAGCTGCTGGTGAAGCGCTTCCCGGATCCGACCGCGCCCGAGGTGCAGAAGATCAAGGCGGATTTCATCGCCGGCTACAACGAGAACATGGCGATCCCGTGGACTGCTGCCGAGCGGGGTTACATCGACGCGGTGATCCAGCCGCATGAGACCCGGCTGTTGCTGCGTAAGTCGCTGCGTCTGCTGCGGGACAAGCAGAACTTCCCCAAGGTCCAGCGCAAGCACGGCCTGCTGCCGATCTAG
- the pks13 gene encoding polyketide synthase Pks13 (Pks13 is a key enzyme in mycolic acid biosynthesis.), whose amino-acid sequence MSEAPQMTGDGDDAILRGTSRTDLTVADMRAWLRNWVANATSQSPEKINETAPLIELGLSSRDAVAMASDIEDFTGVTLSATVAFRHPTIEALATVIVEGEPVLEDDAAGEDWSRDADVADIAVVGLATRFPGDMNTPEDTWEKLLAGFNAITDLPEGRWSEFMEEPRVAERVKKARTRGGYLSDIKGFDAEFFALSKMEADNVDPQQRMALELTWEALEHARIPASSLRGEAVAVYMGSTNGDYQNLALSDPSITHPYAITGNSSSIIANRVSYFYDFRGPSVTVDTACSSSLVAAHAGVQALRNGEADVAVVGGVNALVTPLVTVGFDEVGGVLSPDGRIKSFSSDADGYSRAEGAGVLILKRVDDARRDGDQILAVIAGSAVNHDGRSNGLLAPNPDAQAAVLRKAYKNAGIDPRTVDYIEAHGTGTILGDPIEAEALGRVVGRGRAADKPALLGAVKSNVGHLESAAGAASLAKVVLALQHDKIPPSINYAGPNPYIDFAGTHLKVADTATDWPRYGGYAVAGVSGFGFGGANAHLVVREVLPRDVIEREKAPEETAADPVSDEVIEHEAPRFDEYGEFIAPENSHGYGDEPEYELPGLTDEALRLRDEALAELAAQEPVQPLIPLAISAFLTSRKKVAAAELADWIDSEEGRATPLTAIGRSLSRRNHGRSRAVVLAHDHDEAIAGLRAVAEGKQKPNVYSVDGPVTNGPVWVMAGFGAQHRKMGKNLYLRDPIFAEWIEKVDAHVQDERGYSVLELILDDSHDYGIETSNIAIFAIQIALGEVLKHHGARPTAVIGQSLGEPASAYFSGGLSLADATRVICSRAHLMGEGEAMLFGEYIRFMALVEYSAEELKTVFADFPGLEVCVYAAPSQTVIGGPPEQIDEIVARAESEGRFARKLQTKGAGHTSQMDPLLGEFSAELQGIEPQTPNIGIFSTVHEGSYVKPGGEPIHDVDYWKKGMRHSVYFTHGVRNAVDNGYTTFLELAPNPVALMQVGLTTASAGLHDAQLIATLARKTDDVDAMTIAMAQLYVYGHDLDFRTLFPREVEGPISPAEFANIPPTRFKRKPYWLDARFSGDATGVMPGSHVATPDGRHVFEYAGRGETDLAALVKAAAATVIPDSTLVASEQRAVPGEGSRLVTTLTRHPGGAAVQVHARIGESFTLVYDALVSRGGAAGVLPIAVGAGTAVAESTTTSVAPVEEQVDDAAILHDNLTAGAGLAAGFAKWSPESGETIADRLGTIVGSAMGYEPEDLPWEVPLIELGLDSLMAVRIKNRVEYDFDMPPIQLTAVRDANLYNVAEMIRYAVEHRDEIEALHEHQKTQTADEIAAEQAAIIAAAKAAESAETAPAPSAEPEIQAAPPASDIPIPPPPTNPAGPAVPPPPTDPSGPGANSSGVSTKTAAAAAAKVLTQEAVTEALGADVPPRDAAERVTFATWAIVTGKSPGGIFNELPAVDDDTVAKMAERLSERAEGIITVDDVRSATTIEALATIVRDQLEDGVVDGFVRTLRAKPEGSNKAPLFVFHPAGGSTVVYEPLMKRLPADLPVYGIERVEGSIEERAAEYVPRLLELHDGPFLLAGWSLGGALAYACAIGLKQAGADVRYVGLLDLVLPGEPIDQSKEGMRARWDRYARFAERTFNVEVPEIPYEELEKLDDEGQVRFVLDVVAQSGVQIPGGIIEHQRTSYLDNRALDTIEIQPYEGHVTLYMADRYHDDAIVFEPAYATRKPDGGWGEYISDLEIVPIGGEHVQVIDEPYIAKVGAHMSEAINRIQGEQ is encoded by the coding sequence ATGAGCGAGGCTCCGCAGATGACCGGCGACGGCGACGACGCAATCCTGCGCGGCACCAGCCGCACCGACCTGACCGTCGCCGACATGCGGGCCTGGCTGCGCAACTGGGTGGCCAATGCCACCTCCCAGTCGCCGGAGAAGATCAACGAGACCGCTCCGCTGATCGAACTGGGCCTGTCGTCGCGGGACGCGGTGGCGATGGCGTCGGACATCGAGGACTTCACCGGGGTCACGCTGTCGGCGACCGTGGCGTTCCGGCATCCGACGATCGAGGCGCTGGCCACCGTGATCGTCGAGGGCGAGCCGGTGCTGGAGGACGACGCGGCCGGCGAGGACTGGTCGCGCGACGCCGATGTCGCCGACATCGCCGTCGTCGGCCTGGCCACCCGATTCCCGGGCGACATGAACACCCCCGAGGACACCTGGGAAAAGCTGCTCGCGGGGTTCAATGCGATCACCGACCTGCCCGAGGGCCGCTGGTCGGAGTTCATGGAGGAGCCTCGGGTTGCCGAGCGGGTCAAGAAGGCTCGCACCCGCGGTGGCTACCTCTCCGACATCAAGGGCTTCGACGCGGAGTTCTTCGCGCTGTCGAAGATGGAGGCCGACAACGTCGACCCGCAGCAGCGGATGGCGCTGGAGTTGACCTGGGAGGCGCTCGAGCACGCCCGGATCCCGGCCTCGAGCCTGCGCGGCGAAGCGGTCGCGGTCTACATGGGCTCGACGAATGGCGACTATCAGAACCTGGCGCTGTCCGACCCGAGCATCACCCACCCGTATGCCATCACCGGCAACTCCAGCTCGATCATCGCCAACCGGGTCAGCTACTTCTACGACTTCCGCGGTCCGTCGGTCACTGTCGACACCGCATGTTCGTCGTCACTGGTCGCCGCGCACGCCGGTGTGCAGGCGCTGCGCAACGGCGAGGCCGACGTGGCGGTGGTCGGCGGCGTCAACGCGCTGGTCACCCCGCTGGTGACGGTCGGATTCGACGAGGTCGGCGGGGTGCTGTCGCCCGACGGCCGGATCAAGTCGTTCTCGTCCGATGCCGACGGCTACTCGCGTGCCGAGGGCGCCGGCGTGCTGATCCTCAAGCGAGTGGACGACGCGCGCCGTGACGGCGACCAGATCCTCGCGGTGATCGCCGGCTCCGCGGTCAACCACGACGGCCGATCCAACGGCCTGCTGGCGCCCAACCCGGACGCTCAGGCCGCGGTGCTGCGCAAGGCCTACAAGAACGCCGGTATCGACCCGCGCACCGTCGACTACATCGAGGCGCACGGCACCGGCACCATCCTGGGTGACCCGATCGAGGCCGAGGCGCTGGGTCGGGTGGTCGGCCGGGGCCGCGCCGCGGACAAGCCCGCCCTGCTGGGTGCGGTGAAATCCAATGTGGGACACCTGGAGTCGGCAGCCGGTGCGGCGAGCCTGGCCAAGGTCGTGCTCGCCTTGCAGCACGACAAGATCCCGCCGTCGATCAACTACGCCGGACCCAACCCGTACATCGACTTTGCCGGCACCCACCTGAAGGTCGCCGACACCGCCACCGACTGGCCGCGTTACGGCGGCTACGCGGTCGCCGGTGTCTCCGGCTTCGGGTTCGGTGGGGCCAACGCGCACCTGGTGGTGCGTGAGGTGTTGCCGCGCGACGTGATCGAGCGGGAGAAGGCGCCCGAAGAGACTGCTGCAGACCCGGTTTCCGACGAGGTCATCGAGCACGAGGCCCCGCGCTTCGACGAGTACGGCGAGTTCATTGCACCGGAGAATTCGCACGGCTACGGTGACGAGCCCGAGTACGAGCTGCCCGGCCTGACCGATGAGGCGTTGCGGCTGCGCGACGAGGCGCTGGCCGAGCTGGCGGCGCAAGAGCCGGTGCAGCCTCTCATCCCCCTGGCGATCTCGGCATTTCTGACCTCCCGCAAGAAGGTTGCCGCGGCCGAGCTGGCCGACTGGATTGACAGCGAAGAAGGCCGGGCCACCCCGCTGACCGCGATCGGCCGGTCACTTTCGCGGCGCAACCACGGCCGCTCGCGCGCCGTGGTGCTCGCCCACGACCACGACGAGGCCATCGCCGGCCTGCGCGCGGTCGCCGAGGGCAAGCAGAAGCCGAACGTCTACTCCGTCGACGGACCGGTCACCAACGGGCCGGTCTGGGTGATGGCCGGCTTCGGTGCCCAGCACCGCAAGATGGGCAAGAACCTCTACCTGCGCGACCCGATCTTCGCCGAGTGGATCGAGAAGGTCGACGCCCACGTCCAGGACGAGCGCGGCTACTCGGTGCTGGAGCTGATCCTCGACGACTCGCACGACTACGGCATCGAGACGTCCAACATCGCCATCTTCGCCATCCAGATCGCGCTCGGCGAGGTGCTCAAGCATCACGGAGCGCGTCCGACCGCCGTCATCGGCCAGTCACTGGGCGAGCCGGCATCGGCCTACTTCTCCGGTGGTCTGTCGCTGGCCGACGCCACCCGGGTGATCTGCTCACGCGCACACCTGATGGGTGAGGGCGAGGCGATGCTGTTCGGCGAGTACATCCGGTTCATGGCGCTCGTCGAGTACTCCGCCGAGGAACTCAAGACGGTGTTCGCCGACTTCCCCGGGCTGGAGGTGTGCGTCTACGCCGCCCCCAGCCAGACCGTGATCGGCGGTCCGCCCGAGCAGATCGACGAGATCGTCGCGCGCGCCGAATCCGAGGGCCGCTTCGCCCGCAAGCTGCAGACCAAGGGTGCCGGCCACACCTCGCAGATGGACCCGCTGCTGGGCGAATTCTCGGCGGAGCTGCAGGGCATCGAGCCGCAGACCCCGAACATCGGCATCTTCTCGACCGTGCACGAGGGCAGCTACGTCAAGCCCGGCGGCGAGCCGATCCACGATGTGGACTACTGGAAGAAGGGGATGCGACACAGCGTCTACTTCACCCATGGGGTCCGCAACGCCGTCGACAACGGCTACACCACCTTCCTTGAGCTGGCGCCGAACCCGGTCGCGCTCATGCAGGTTGGGCTGACGACGGCCAGCGCTGGGCTCCACGATGCCCAGTTGATCGCCACCTTGGCTCGCAAGACCGACGACGTCGACGCCATGACCATCGCGATGGCCCAGCTCTACGTCTACGGTCACGACCTCGACTTCCGCACGCTGTTCCCCCGTGAGGTCGAAGGCCCGATCAGCCCGGCGGAGTTCGCCAACATCCCGCCGACGCGGTTCAAGCGCAAGCCGTACTGGCTCGACGCCCGCTTCTCCGGCGACGCCACCGGTGTCATGCCCGGCTCGCACGTCGCGACCCCGGACGGCCGGCACGTCTTCGAATACGCCGGTCGCGGTGAGACGGACTTGGCCGCCCTGGTGAAAGCCGCTGCCGCAACAGTCATTCCGGACTCGACTCTGGTGGCTTCCGAACAGCGGGCGGTCCCCGGTGAGGGTTCGCGGCTGGTGACGACGCTGACCCGGCACCCCGGTGGCGCGGCCGTGCAGGTGCACGCGCGCATTGGGGAGTCGTTCACGCTGGTCTACGACGCGCTGGTGTCGCGTGGCGGCGCAGCCGGGGTGTTGCCGATCGCCGTCGGCGCGGGCACCGCGGTGGCCGAATCCACTACGACTTCGGTTGCGCCGGTTGAGGAACAGGTCGACGACGCCGCGATCCTGCACGACAACCTGACGGCCGGCGCCGGGCTGGCGGCCGGCTTCGCCAAGTGGTCGCCGGAATCCGGCGAAACCATCGCGGACCGGTTGGGCACGATCGTCGGCAGCGCCATGGGCTACGAGCCCGAGGACCTGCCGTGGGAGGTGCCGCTGATCGAGCTGGGCCTGGATTCGCTGATGGCCGTGCGGATCAAGAACCGGGTCGAATACGACTTCGACATGCCGCCGATCCAGCTGACCGCGGTCCGTGACGCGAACCTGTACAACGTCGCGGAGATGATCCGCTACGCCGTCGAGCACCGCGACGAGATCGAGGCGCTGCACGAGCACCAGAAGACCCAGACGGCTGACGAGATCGCCGCCGAGCAGGCCGCGATCATTGCGGCGGCCAAGGCGGCGGAGTCGGCGGAAACCGCGCCGGCTCCGTCAGCCGAACCGGAAATCCAAGCGGCGCCGCCTGCCTCGGACATCCCGATTCCGCCGCCGCCGACCAACCCGGCTGGCCCCGCGGTTCCGCCGCCGCCCACCGATCCTTCCGGCCCGGGTGCCAATTCGAGCGGGGTCAGCACCAAGACCGCCGCGGCCGCGGCCGCCAAGGTGCTCACCCAGGAGGCGGTGACCGAGGCGCTGGGCGCCGACGTGCCGCCGCGTGACGCCGCCGAGCGGGTCACGTTCGCCACTTGGGCAATCGTCACCGGGAAGTCGCCGGGCGGCATCTTCAACGAATTGCCCGCCGTCGACGACGACACGGTGGCCAAGATGGCCGAGCGGCTGTCGGAGCGTGCCGAGGGCATCATCACCGTCGACGACGTGAGGTCGGCGACCACCATCGAGGCCCTGGCGACCATCGTCCGCGACCAGCTGGAAGACGGCGTGGTGGACGGTTTCGTCCGGACGCTGCGCGCCAAGCCCGAAGGTTCGAACAAGGCTCCGCTGTTCGTGTTCCACCCGGCCGGTGGTTCGACCGTGGTCTACGAGCCGCTGATGAAGCGGTTGCCCGCTGACCTCCCGGTGTATGGCATCGAGCGGGTGGAAGGGTCCATCGAGGAGCGCGCTGCCGAGTACGTGCCCAGGCTGCTGGAGCTGCACGACGGGCCGTTCCTTTTGGCGGGGTGGTCGCTGGGCGGGGCGCTGGCCTACGCGTGTGCGATCGGGCTGAAGCAGGCCGGCGCCGACGTGCGTTACGTCGGGCTGCTCGACCTGGTGCTGCCCGGTGAGCCGATCGACCAGAGCAAGGAAGGCATGCGGGCGCGCTGGGACCGGTACGCACGGTTCGCCGAGCGCACCTTCAACGTCGAGGTTCCCGAGATCCCCTACGAGGAGCTGGAGAAGCTCGACGACGAGGGCCAGGTCCGTTTCGTGCTGGACGTCGTCGCGCAAAGCGGCGTGCAGATCCCGGGCGGCATCATCGAGCACCAGCGCACGTCGTACCTGGACAACCGGGCCCTGGACACCATCGAGATCCAGCCCTACGAGGGGCACGTCACGCTGTACATGGCCGACCGCTACCACGATGACGCCATCGTGTTCGAGCCCGCGTACGCGACCCGCAAGCCCGACGGCGGCTGGGGCGAATACATCTCCGACTTGGAGATTGTGCCGATCGGGGGCGAGCACGTTCAGGTGATTGACGAGCCGTACATTGCCAAGGTGGGTGCTCACATGAGTGAGGCGATCAACCGGATCCAGGGAGAGCAGTGA